The following is a genomic window from Niabella soli DSM 19437.
GATCAATCGGGTGTGGAAGTCCGCCAAACTATAATTGCCGATGGCTATGATCCCGCTGAAGAAGTGGAAAAGTTTGTATGGGCAGATACGATCATTTATCATACGCCCATCTGGTGGTTCCAGTTGCCTCATGGGTTTAAGCAATACATTGATGAAGTGTTTACCGCGGGGCACCGCAAGGGCATTTACCGCAGCGACGGCCGGTCTTCAGAAAATCCGGATATCAATTATGGAACCGGTGGAATGCTGCATGATAAAACTTATATGCTGACCACCAGTTGGAATGCGCCCGAAACGGCGTTTACATTGCCCGGTGAGTTTTTTAAAGAACGCAGCGTAGATGATGGCCCGTTATTTGGATTTCACCGGATGAACGCTTTTGCAGGTATGCAGCCCTTAATAAGCTTTCACTTCCACGACATCGAAAAAAATGCAGACGTGGTGCGGGATATGGAACGTTACAGGGTGCATTTATCAAAAGTATTTGAGACAGTGATAACACCACAAATAGCAGCCTAAGGTTTCCCGCAGAACGGCGCAGACAGAGCATAGAATAGGATCATCCGCGCAAATCAGCGGGAAATAATAAAACCAATTTAAAAATTAAAAACATTCAAATTATGGAATACAGAAAATTAGGAGCAACCGATCTGGAACTCTCCGTTATTGCACACGGCGCCTTTGCCCTTGGCGGTACGATGTGGGGCGGCAATGAAAAACAGGATTCCATCAACTCCATCCACGCTTCCTTAGATCATGGTGTAACCTCAATAGACACGGCACCCTTTTACGGATTTGGATTAAGCGAAGAATTGGTGGGTGAAGCTATTAAAGGAAAAGACCGCTCCAAAATCCAGTTGCTGACAAAATTCGGACTGGTATGGGATGGAAGTAATAAGGGGAAGGGTGAATTTTTCTTTGATGCTGCAGACAATGGAAAGACCATTCCGGTTTATAAATATGCCTCCAGAGAAAATGTAATTAAAGAAATAGAAGAAAGCTTAAAGCGCCTCGGTACAGATTATGTTGACCTGTTGCAACTCCACTGGCCGGATGCCACCACATCCATCAGCGAAACCATGGAAGCCCTGGAACTGCTGATTCAACAGGGGAAAATACGCGCTGCCGGTGTAAGCAATTACAGCGTGGCTCAACTACAGCAAGCTGCTCAAACCCTGAAACCCGCGAGTGACCAGGTGCCCTACAGTATGCTCAATCGCAGCATTGAAAAAGACCTGGTATCTTACGCATCAGCAACGCATACCGGTATTATTGTGTATAGCCCCATGGAGCGCGGTTTGCTTGCCGGCAAATATTTTAAAGAAGGTAGTTTAAAAAGTGACGACCACCGCAATGGTTATTTTACACAATTTAACCTGGACAAAGTAAAAACCCTGCTGCAATCCATCGAGCCCATTGCAACAGACAAAGGGGTCACGTTGGCTCAATTAGTATTACGCTGGACCACGCTGCAACCGGGCATCAGCGTAGTGCTGGCCGGAGCACGCAATGCGGCGCAGGCCATTGCCAATGCAGAGGCCATGAGCCTGGAACTGACCACAGAAGAACTGCAATTTATTAACCTACAGCTTGCAGGTTTGCAATAGTGCAGTACCTGCCGGAAATAAAAAATAAACACAATGGAAAAGAATACGCAAACAAAAGGCTTTAGCCGCGCCAACCATGTAGGGATTACGGTAAAGGATTTGGAGAAATCGATTCAATTCTATGAAGCGTTAACCGGCATCAAAATATCCAACCGGGACGAGATCGGCGGTAAACGAATGGCCCAGGTACAAGGGTTAAAAGATACCCGGATCCGCTACGCCAACCTGCACCTGGATAATTTGAACATGGATATACTGGAGTACGTAATTCCTGAGGCAGAAAAGGCTTCTTACAGAAACAACCAGATCAGCGCCATGCACCTTTGTTTTGAAGTAGATGATATGGAGGCAGCCCTTAAACGCTTAAAAGAGATAGAAGTGGAACCGGAAGGAGAGCCCATCGTATTCCAGGAGGAAGACGGATTAAAATCCGGCTTTGGCACGGCGGTGGTTTATTTCCGGGATCCCGATGGCACTAACCTGGAACTGATCGCTCCACAAGGTCCGTTTAAGCGGAAAGGATAGTAGTAAGGTAGCGTCAATGATGAGCCAGACGCAGCCCGCCCGGACGACGGTCGAACGGGGAGGGCGAAGAGAACTTTTTCACCGAAGGTAAATTTCATCGTTAAAGAACGGGATTGCTCCGATCGCTTCTCCCGGCTTCGCCCCGACAAAAGCCGGGGTTCGTTCCGATAAAACGACGGCACTATTAATGATTGGTTTTCATAATTTAAAAACATACCTCATTGGCTGTATTCAATTTACATTGTAAAATCAATGTGTTATTCGCGCCGCTGGTAATAAAAAAAGGCTGCAATAAATGTTGCAGCCTTTTTTGAAGTTAAATTTCGTCTTACATTTTAGTAATAACCCCACATCCCACACGCGGGCCGCTGTTGCCGCTTGGCTGGGTTTTATAATCATCTGTACCGCCATGCACGATAACCGCTTTGCCGATAATATCTTTGTTACCTGCATCTACGCTCCACAGGTCGGTGGTAACGCTTTTAGTGCCGTGACCGGTGGCGTCTAATTTAATATTGCCGATGTCGCCGGCATGGAAGGAGGCTGAGCCCCATTCGCCATGTTTAGCATTGGTAGGGTTCCAGTGCCCGTGTGAGTTTTCGCCTTTCATACCACAATCTCCATGCTCATGAAAATGCACGGCCACATTGCTGTCTTTTCTTTCCGGCATATTGATTTCTATATCCAGTCTTATTTTGCCGTCTGCCAGTTTGTAAAATTTGGCGGTTCCCAGGTTTTTGGTGCTGTCCGTTGTCGATTGAAGATTGGCCATTGCCACCTGGGTCCCTTCCGCAGCCGGGGCTGCCGCCGGTGTTGCAGTTGAATCAACGGTGGCTGCGGTTGCGGTGGAGTCGGAATTTGCTTTTTCTGATGAACCATTTCCGCAGGAAGCCAACATCATCAGCGAAGCGACGCCTGCAGCGAAGAAAATCTGTTTCATAATTTTTGATTTTAAAGTGTTGCGTACAATCAATATACAAATCTAAACGATTTATCTTTATAAATATTGTATAACTGTTTGTGGAACAATAATTGTTATTTTTATAACACAAAAAAAGTACCAAATGAGTGTTACGGAAAATCCCTGGACGGTTTTGGATAAAAATGAAGTATATGATAATCCATGGATCAAAGTAACCGCCTATAATGTAATTAACCCTTCAGGAGGTAAGGGGATCTATGGTAAAGTGCATTTTAAAAATATTGCGATCGGGATTGTGGCGTTAGATGAGCAGGAGAATACCTATCTGATCGGGCAGTTCCGCTTTGTTATTGATGCATACACCTGGGAGCTGCCCGAAGGAGGCTGTCCGGAAGGAAGTGATCCGTTAGAAAGCGCTAAACGCGAATTGCTGGAAGAGGCCGGACTGGAAGCGGACAACTGGAAGGAATTGCTGCGGATGCATTTGTCCAATTCTGTGTCGGACGAACTGGCAATCGTTTACCTTGCCTCAGGCCTTATACAAAAGATCCCACAGCCGGAAGATACCGAGCAACTGCAGATAAAGAAGCTTCCTTTAAAAGAGGCTTTTAAAATGGTGGAAACAGGGCAGATAACGGATTCTATATCTGTTGCCGCCTTACAAAAAACAGAACTGTTGTTATTGCAAGGTCATCGATTATTCTAAAATGCACGTTATGCCACAACCTCCCGCTTCGCAAAATACCGATCCCCGTTTAAAAACAGTACAGCGTATCAGTAAGCTGATGGACGAGCAGTTTGCGGTGGGCGGATTCCGGTTCGGGCTGGACCCCTTACTGAACCTCATACCGGTAGTAGGCGACATCAGTGGTTATTTTATTTCGATTGGGTTAATAATAACGATGCTGCAATACGGCGCTTCGGGAAAGCTGGTCACGAAAATGATCATCAACGCTTCGCTGGATGCCCTGGTGGGCGCCATACCGGTACTGGGCTGGTTCTTTGATTTTGCTTATAAGGCGAATGTGAAAAATGTTAAGCTGCTTACAGAGCATTATACAGAGGGAAAACATAAGGGAAGCGCTAAATCTGTGATACTACCGGTCTTATTGATAGCGGGAGTTGTGCTGGTACTGGTGATTTTTATTTCTGTAAAAGTCCTTCAGTGGTTTATCCGTTGGGGCGATAATGCTATTGGTGTGAAAATATAGTTAAGTTTCCGTTTCTTTGCTCTGTGAAAGATTTTAGAAAAAAACCACAGCGACCCAAAAAATCAAGTTTGGTTTATGGCAGGACGGCTATTGTAACGGCGCTCAAAGAGGGCGCGGGCCTGGATCGCATTTATATTGATCAGAAAGCGAATGATCCTGCTATAGGCGAGATCAGGCGGTTGGCCGCCACCCGGAATGTACCATTGAATTATGTACCCAAAGCGAAGCTTGATTTTTTTAATGTGGGGGAACACGAAGGAGTGATAGCGCAGAAGTCGCGTATCGTTTATCAGGAGTTACAGGATGTTATTTCTTTTGTTACGGAAACAGGCGCGGTACCCTTATTTTTGATTCTTGACGGCATCACAGATATACGGAACATTGGCGGGATTGCCCGCACCGCCTGG
Proteins encoded in this region:
- a CDS encoding NAD(P)H-dependent oxidoreductase gives rise to the protein MKKILIINAGQHFGHSGGRFNNTVTAETVAFFNDQSGVEVRQTIIADGYDPAEEVEKFVWADTIIYHTPIWWFQLPHGFKQYIDEVFTAGHRKGIYRSDGRSSENPDINYGTGGMLHDKTYMLTTSWNAPETAFTLPGEFFKERSVDDGPLFGFHRMNAFAGMQPLISFHFHDIEKNADVVRDMERYRVHLSKVFETVITPQIAA
- a CDS encoding aldo/keto reductase → MEYRKLGATDLELSVIAHGAFALGGTMWGGNEKQDSINSIHASLDHGVTSIDTAPFYGFGLSEELVGEAIKGKDRSKIQLLTKFGLVWDGSNKGKGEFFFDAADNGKTIPVYKYASRENVIKEIEESLKRLGTDYVDLLQLHWPDATTSISETMEALELLIQQGKIRAAGVSNYSVAQLQQAAQTLKPASDQVPYSMLNRSIEKDLVSYASATHTGIIVYSPMERGLLAGKYFKEGSLKSDDHRNGYFTQFNLDKVKTLLQSIEPIATDKGVTLAQLVLRWTTLQPGISVVLAGARNAAQAIANAEAMSLELTTEELQFINLQLAGLQ
- a CDS encoding VOC family protein; amino-acid sequence: MEKNTQTKGFSRANHVGITVKDLEKSIQFYEALTGIKISNRDEIGGKRMAQVQGLKDTRIRYANLHLDNLNMDILEYVIPEAEKASYRNNQISAMHLCFEVDDMEAALKRLKEIEVEPEGEPIVFQEEDGLKSGFGTAVVYFRDPDGTNLELIAPQGPFKRKG
- a CDS encoding superoxide dismutase family protein, encoding MKQIFFAAGVASLMMLASCGNGSSEKANSDSTATAATVDSTATPAAAPAAEGTQVAMANLQSTTDSTKNLGTAKFYKLADGKIRLDIEINMPERKDSNVAVHFHEHGDCGMKGENSHGHWNPTNAKHGEWGSASFHAGDIGNIKLDATGHGTKSVTTDLWSVDAGNKDIIGKAVIVHGGTDDYKTQPSGNSGPRVGCGVITKM
- a CDS encoding NUDIX domain-containing protein, with product MSVTENPWTVLDKNEVYDNPWIKVTAYNVINPSGGKGIYGKVHFKNIAIGIVALDEQENTYLIGQFRFVIDAYTWELPEGGCPEGSDPLESAKRELLEEAGLEADNWKELLRMHLSNSVSDELAIVYLASGLIQKIPQPEDTEQLQIKKLPLKEAFKMVETGQITDSISVAALQKTELLLLQGHRLF
- a CDS encoding DUF4112 domain-containing protein, which translates into the protein MPQPPASQNTDPRLKTVQRISKLMDEQFAVGGFRFGLDPLLNLIPVVGDISGYFISIGLIITMLQYGASGKLVTKMIINASLDALVGAIPVLGWFFDFAYKANVKNVKLLTEHYTEGKHKGSAKSVILPVLLIAGVVLVLVIFISVKVLQWFIRWGDNAIGVKI